The Portunus trituberculatus isolate SZX2019 chromosome 19, ASM1759143v1, whole genome shotgun sequence genome contains a region encoding:
- the LOC123506234 gene encoding DNA-directed RNA polymerase II subunit rpb1-like, which translates to MSGKSHSPSAPPPYSMVDPYMSYPQRRASTPPHNGNTAPARVPNHGESKTSAPDTAPNHGRYPTTGSKTCDPLPPKTSAPGPSSVENSVTYTPHSQAPASAYPYTPSQASPYQPYAPSPAPSYLPHSSYPQSGAASFPTPYPYGYAVPSSYSPYTTAPTVIVSMPNQTPPPAYAPYQVPGMVMQGNSTMAPPEESFNDESATDSCRVHGSDYTPHYHPLPSYHPLLGYHHHHYLGHHHHHNRHNPGNQ; encoded by the coding sequence ATGTCTGGAAAGTCTCACAGCCCTTCAGCGCCTCCCCCATACAGCATGGTTGATCCTTACATGTCCTACCCACAACGCAGAGCCTCCACACCCCCTCACAACGGAAACACAGCCCCTGCCAGAGTGCCGAACCACGGAGAAAGTAAAACAAGCGCACCTGACACAGCCCCCAACCACGGCCGCTATCCCACCACCGGTAGTAAGACGTGCGATCCCCTTCCCCCTAAAACCTCCGCCCCAGGACCCTCGTCTGTAGAAAATTCCGTCACCTATACTCCTCATTCCCAAGCGCCAGCCTCCGCATACCCCTATACGCCCTCTCAAGCCTCGCCATACCAACCCTATGCTCCGTCTCCTGCCCCATCTTACTTACCCCACTCGTCTTATCCACAATCTGGTGCTGCTTCGTTTCCAACACCTTACCCTTATGGATACGCAGTTCCTTCGTCTTACTCTCCTTACACCACAGCTCCTACAGTCATTGTGTCGATGCCGAATCAGACCCCGCCACCAGCATACGCCCCATATCAAGTCCCGGGTATGGTGATGCAGGGGAACAGTACCATGGCCCCCCCTGAGGAGTCGTTCAATGATGAGAGTGCAACAGACTCGTGTAGAGTGCATGGGAGTGACTACACGCCTCACTATCATCCTCTTCCAAGCTACCATCCTCTCCtcggctaccaccaccatcactacctcggtcaccaccaccaccacaatcgaCACAATCCAGGGAACCAGTAG
- the LOC123506305 gene encoding alpha-(1,3)-fucosyltransferase C-like, whose product MWSPVSNKNVVSSFSRVMRCGRLLAVSLGLLLLLFYRDATCEAQKEQRHSGHGDTLGQEDTREVSDGASLSAGSQDIDGRGDSASPEEKFKGNVTKRNGALENYSRNIFAMKNEVDEEKTVEEKKKTNINSLINQTARLTTITTATNTSTTSKHSLATTTTTTITEYPADHPAHNSFVNHKKVLFYTPFFSGTWEDELKVRTSLMHKCPVTSCLFLEGSSHPEDADAVVFHSFDFDPEHVPAVRRPEQVYVWLSMESPRWDGFGYGKVLQFGRPRFFNWTSTYHRESDVMQPYGGLLPLHGEADYVRPGLLDKSGVAYGKYLAALAGGYPQQEIKGKDWAAFLERPKLLAWMVSHCSTSSGREVYVLELQKHIEVDVYGSCGELKCSIENIEVCYTKILRPTYKFYLAFENNLCEDYITEKTWLPLHYGLVPVVFGGARYSDILPPFSYVDATHRTPLQLANHLSSIARSPELYGRYHLWRKYWEVLPWPPLCEICLKLHSLASELHRSGEDVAQRQNYPDLRGWWWGANNCTSLYPRHQYEELVSIGL is encoded by the exons ATGTGGAGCCCTGTGAGCAACAAGAACGTGGTGTCTTCCTTCAGTCGAGTCATGCGCTGCGGAAGACTGCTTGCCGTCTCTCTCGGGCTCCTGCTGCTTCTTTTCTATCGGGATGCAACTTGTGAGGCCCAGAAGGAACAGCGCCATTCGGGACACGGGGATACTCTGGGTCAAGAAGATACTAGAGAAGTTAGTGATGGTGCGTCATTAAGTGCCGGTTCTCAGGACATTGATGGGCGTGGCGACAGTGCGTCCCCGGAAGAGAAGTTCAAAGGAAATGTGACCAAACGTAATGGTGCGCTTGAAAATTACTCTAGAAATATTTTTGcaatgaaaaatgaagtagATGAGGAGAAAACTgtcgaagaaaaaaagaaaacaaatataaattccTTGATAAACCAAACTGCTCgcctcaccaccattaccaccgccaccaacaccagcaccactagcAAACACtctcttgccaccaccaccaccaccaccatcacagaaTATCCCGCTGATCACCCAGCACATAACAGCTTCGTGAATCACAAGAAAGTACTCTTTTACACGCCATTCTTTAGCGGTACATGGGAGGATGAACTTAAAGTGAGAACCTCCTTGATGCACAAATGTCCCGTGACCTCCTGTCTGTTTCTGGAGGGCAGCTCCCATCCGGAGGACGCGGACGCGGTGGTATTTCACTCCTTTGACTTCGATCCCGAGCATGTACCAGCCGTGCGAAGGCCAGAGCAAGTGTACGTGTGGCTGAGTATGGAGTCTCCGAGGTGGGACGGGTTTGGTTACGGCAAGGTTCTGCAGTTTGGGCGTCCAAGGTTCTTCAACTGGACGAGTACTTATCACCGGGAGTCTGACGTGATGCAGCCCTACGGAGGATTGTTGCCGCTACATG GGGAAGCTGATTACGTGCGTCCAGGGCTCCTCGACAAGTCTGGGGTCGCCTACGGGAAGTATCTGGCGGCGCTGGCTGGCGGGTACCCTCAGCAGGAGATCAAGGGGAAAGATTGGGCAGCCTTCCTGGAACGTCCTAAACTTTTGGCTTGGATGGTGTCACACTGCAGCActtcctcag GTCGTGAGGTTTACGTGCTGGAGCTGCAGAAGCACATTGAGGTGGACGTGTATGGATCGTGCGGGGAACTGAAGTGTAGCATTGAAAATATTGAAGTGTGTTACACCAAGATACTCAGACCCACTTACAAATTTTATCTAGCCTTCGAAAATAACCTGTGTGAGGATTACATCACGGAGAAG ACGTGGCTGCCGCTGCATTACGGCTTGGTCCCCGTGGTGTTTGGCGGGGCGCGATACTCCGACATCCTGCCACCGTTTTCCTACGTGGACGCAACTCACCGCACGCCCCTCCAGCTGGCTAATCAtctttccag CATCGCAAGATCGCCGGAGCTGTACGGGCGTTACCACCTGTGGAGGAAATATTGGGAGGTGCTGCCATGGCCTCCCCTGTGTGAGATTTGCCTCAAGCTGCACAGCCTAGCCAGTGAACTACACAGGAGTGGCGAGGACGTGGCGCAGCGACAAAACTATCCTGACCTTCGGGGCTGGTGGTGGGGTGCTAATAATTGCACGTCTTTGTACCCGCGACACCAGTACGAGGAGTTGGTGTCTATTGGTCTATAG
- the LOC123506190 gene encoding SAGA-associated factor 29-like isoform X2 — protein sequence MRGRDSSPSFRREQLLRSEPLPPINVTPYPLSTSTEMAMAMSSEAQALQERVKVLSDIVRELQKSRDDNIPHMNNINVLSDKIVNEEKLTASSRNKLKMMYERCITDTEKEVQLMKKALHTVYQIRNIRHDLRIQAKNSGNKETIRRGALMKMLLNCAQTLPLWIGNFGEKPPPLCGAVAPEQNYVAKVNDMVACLVRGSEGEDNWILAEVVSYNPATNKYEVDDIDEEQKERHTLSRRRVYPLPLMRANPEVNPEALYPKGSIVMALYPQTTCFYKAVINRLPTLATEEYEVLFEDPTYADGYSPPLMVAQRYVIQIKDVSKKK from the exons ATGCGGGGCAGAGATTCATCACCTTCCTTCCGGCGGGAGCAGCTGTTGAGGAGTGAGCCTCTTCCTCCCATCAATGTCACCCCATACCCACTCTCCACCTCCACAGAGATGGCCATGGCAATGAGCTCAGAGGCACAAGCACTGCAG gaaagagtgaaggtgcTCTCAGACATCGTACGAGAGCTGCAGAAGTCACGTGACGACAACATCCCTCACATGAACAACATTAATGTGCTCTCTGACAAAATAGTCAATGAAGAAAAGCTAACAGCCTCCAGTCGG AACAAGCTGAAAATGATGTATGAGCGTTGCATCACCGACACAGAGAAGGAAGTGCAGCTGATGAAGAAGGCACTTCACACTGTTTACCAGATACGCAACATTCGGCATGATCTCAGAATTCAG GCAAAGAACTCTGGCAACAAAGAGACCATCCGACGTGGTGCCCTCATGAAGATGCTGCTTAACTGTGCCCAGACGCTGCCTCTCTGGATCGGCAACTTTGGAGAGAAGCCGCCGCCCCTGTGTGGTGCTGTGGCCCCTGAGCAGAACTATGTGGCAAAG GTGAATGACATGGTGGCATGTCTGGTGAGGGGCAGTGAGGGGGAGGACAACTGGATTCTGGCGGAGGTGGTGAGTTACAACCCTGCCACCAATAAGTATGAGGTGGATGACATTgacgaggagcagaaggagcgCCACACTCTGAGCCGCCGCCGTGTTTACCCCCTGCCGCTGATGAGGGCCAACCCTGAAGTGAACCCCGAGGCACTCTACCCCAAGGGATCAATTG tcATGGCTCTGTATCCACAAACAACCTGCTTCTACAAGGCTGTCATCAACCGTCTCCCCACCCTGGCCACAGAGGAATATGAGGTGCTGTTTGAAGACCCAACCTATGCTGACGGGTACTCACCTCCACTCATGGTGGCCCAACGCTACGTCATCCAGATCAAAGATGTcagtaaaaaaaagtga
- the LOC123506190 gene encoding SAGA-associated factor 29-like isoform X1: MGKGKDKNLGSPKRSVDSPKSPKMRGRDSSPSFRREQLLRSEPLPPINVTPYPLSTSTEMAMAMSSEAQALQERVKVLSDIVRELQKSRDDNIPHMNNINVLSDKIVNEEKLTASSRNKLKMMYERCITDTEKEVQLMKKALHTVYQIRNIRHDLRIQAKNSGNKETIRRGALMKMLLNCAQTLPLWIGNFGEKPPPLCGAVAPEQNYVAKVNDMVACLVRGSEGEDNWILAEVVSYNPATNKYEVDDIDEEQKERHTLSRRRVYPLPLMRANPEVNPEALYPKGSIVMALYPQTTCFYKAVINRLPTLATEEYEVLFEDPTYADGYSPPLMVAQRYVIQIKDVSKKK, from the exons ATGGGGAAGGGCAAGGACAAGAATCTGG GAAGTCCCAAGAGGAGTGTGGACAGCCCAAAGTCTCCCAAGATGCGGGGCAGAGATTCATCACCTTCCTTCCGGCGGGAGCAGCTGTTGAGGAGTGAGCCTCTTCCTCCCATCAATGTCACCCCATACCCACTCTCCACCTCCACAGAGATGGCCATGGCAATGAGCTCAGAGGCACAAGCACTGCAG gaaagagtgaaggtgcTCTCAGACATCGTACGAGAGCTGCAGAAGTCACGTGACGACAACATCCCTCACATGAACAACATTAATGTGCTCTCTGACAAAATAGTCAATGAAGAAAAGCTAACAGCCTCCAGTCGG AACAAGCTGAAAATGATGTATGAGCGTTGCATCACCGACACAGAGAAGGAAGTGCAGCTGATGAAGAAGGCACTTCACACTGTTTACCAGATACGCAACATTCGGCATGATCTCAGAATTCAG GCAAAGAACTCTGGCAACAAAGAGACCATCCGACGTGGTGCCCTCATGAAGATGCTGCTTAACTGTGCCCAGACGCTGCCTCTCTGGATCGGCAACTTTGGAGAGAAGCCGCCGCCCCTGTGTGGTGCTGTGGCCCCTGAGCAGAACTATGTGGCAAAG GTGAATGACATGGTGGCATGTCTGGTGAGGGGCAGTGAGGGGGAGGACAACTGGATTCTGGCGGAGGTGGTGAGTTACAACCCTGCCACCAATAAGTATGAGGTGGATGACATTgacgaggagcagaaggagcgCCACACTCTGAGCCGCCGCCGTGTTTACCCCCTGCCGCTGATGAGGGCCAACCCTGAAGTGAACCCCGAGGCACTCTACCCCAAGGGATCAATTG tcATGGCTCTGTATCCACAAACAACCTGCTTCTACAAGGCTGTCATCAACCGTCTCCCCACCCTGGCCACAGAGGAATATGAGGTGCTGTTTGAAGACCCAACCTATGCTGACGGGTACTCACCTCCACTCATGGTGGCCCAACGCTACGTCATCCAGATCAAAGATGTcagtaaaaaaaagtga